The following coding sequences lie in one Bifidobacterium sp. ESL0690 genomic window:
- a CDS encoding glycoside hydrolase family 3 N-terminal domain-containing protein has product MTENEQLPYQNPKLTDNERITDLLGRMTLEEKVGQMLQLDARGGDLEHLIVERHVGSILHTSPEDLPKSVEMVRTQTRLGIPLVIGDDCIHGYSFWPGATIYPEELGMASSWDPAKVEKAARATAEEVSTTGVHWTFSPVLCIARDTRWGRVGETFGEDPTLIGEFGSAMVRGYQGGAKAGEPLAKDAILACAKHFAGYSETQGGRDASEADLSHRKLTSWFLPPFERVAREGAGTFMLGYESIEGVPVTFNHWLLSQKLRGDWGYKGMLVTDWDNVGRSVWEQKIKPDFVHAAADAVKAGNDLVMTTEQFYDGALEAIKSGLLKESEIDEAVSRILAVKFRLGLFEDPRLPDQKRIDAVIGSEAHRQTNLELTRESIVLLRNGSQSWGSVAATENVDDSSDDSASGSSEIDRQKTEGADQECIANVGTDAAVSAGNNTQVNADSNDLPETDKPVLPLDGKAIRRIAVVGPLADDAQTQLGDWAGNSGQVSWMPEGQPRDMITTVVDGLKAIGKDDDFEVAYAKGAEVVELVDDPSGPVFPDGQPRPKVAQSAPINQAQLDEAVVASKAADAVVAVVGDVIPLIGEGRSTATLRLQGGQVALLDALADVAKAQNKPFVVVLMSSKPQVLPDSALNADALLWAPSPGMEGGRAIAEIIMGITAPSGRLPITFPRDAGQLPVYYNQIRGQHGWRYADLTQDPAFAFGEGLGYTTFAYGEPHIEGGDTPFGTDDTLHVSIDVTNTGKRVGTEVVQAYVGDLVTSVSWTDRELKAFRRVDLKPGESKSVTLDIPVSACSIVDADANRIVEPGEFELLVGHSSRRRDLKRTTFTVE; this is encoded by the coding sequence ATGACTGAAAATGAACAACTTCCGTATCAAAACCCGAAACTGACCGACAATGAGCGTATCACCGACCTGTTGGGACGCATGACGCTTGAGGAAAAGGTCGGGCAGATGTTGCAGCTCGATGCCCGCGGCGGTGATCTGGAGCACCTCATCGTCGAGCGGCATGTAGGCTCCATCCTGCATACCAGCCCCGAGGATTTGCCGAAGTCGGTCGAGATGGTGCGCACGCAGACCAGGTTGGGCATTCCGCTGGTCATCGGTGACGATTGCATTCATGGCTATTCCTTCTGGCCTGGTGCCACAATCTACCCCGAAGAGCTCGGCATGGCCTCCTCCTGGGACCCGGCCAAGGTCGAAAAGGCGGCTCGTGCCACCGCCGAGGAAGTCTCCACTACTGGTGTGCACTGGACGTTCTCGCCGGTGCTGTGCATCGCGCGCGATACCCGCTGGGGACGCGTCGGTGAGACCTTCGGCGAGGACCCGACACTGATCGGCGAATTCGGCTCCGCCATGGTGCGCGGCTATCAGGGTGGTGCCAAGGCGGGGGAGCCGCTCGCCAAAGACGCCATCCTGGCCTGTGCCAAGCATTTCGCAGGATATTCCGAGACGCAGGGCGGACGTGACGCCAGCGAAGCCGACCTTTCCCACCGCAAACTGACCTCGTGGTTCCTGCCGCCTTTCGAACGGGTGGCGCGCGAGGGTGCGGGCACGTTCATGCTCGGCTATGAGTCCATCGAAGGCGTGCCGGTGACCTTCAACCACTGGCTGCTGAGCCAGAAGCTGCGTGGTGACTGGGGCTACAAGGGCATGCTGGTCACCGATTGGGACAACGTCGGCCGTTCGGTTTGGGAGCAGAAGATCAAGCCGGACTTCGTTCATGCCGCGGCCGATGCCGTCAAGGCCGGCAACGATCTGGTGATGACCACCGAACAGTTCTACGACGGGGCGCTTGAGGCGATCAAGTCCGGTCTGCTCAAGGAAAGTGAAATTGACGAGGCCGTGTCCAGGATTCTGGCGGTCAAGTTCCGTCTGGGGCTTTTCGAGGACCCGCGTCTGCCCGACCAGAAGCGCATCGATGCCGTCATTGGCAGCGAGGCGCACCGTCAGACCAACCTCGAACTGACCCGTGAATCGATTGTGCTGTTGCGCAACGGTTCGCAATCTTGGGGTTCTGTTGCTGCGACGGAAAATGTGGATGATTCTTCCGATGATTCTGCCAGTGGCTCTTCTGAAATCGACCGGCAAAAGACTGAAGGCGCTGACCAAGAGTGTATTGCAAACGTGGGAACGGATGCCGCAGTGAGCGCCGGGAACAATACCCAAGTCAACGCTGACTCCAATGATCTCCCCGAAACCGACAAGCCGGTGCTTCCCCTAGATGGCAAAGCCATCCGCCGTATCGCGGTGGTCGGGCCGCTTGCCGATGACGCGCAGACGCAGCTGGGCGACTGGGCCGGCAATTCCGGTCAGGTTTCCTGGATGCCGGAAGGCCAGCCGCGCGACATGATTACAACGGTGGTAGACGGCCTCAAAGCCATCGGCAAGGACGACGATTTCGAAGTCGCGTACGCCAAAGGTGCCGAGGTGGTCGAGCTCGTCGACGACCCGTCCGGTCCTGTATTTCCGGACGGCCAGCCGCGTCCGAAAGTGGCCCAATCCGCACCGATTAATCAGGCCCAGCTTGACGAAGCCGTTGTTGCTAGCAAGGCTGCCGATGCCGTGGTCGCCGTCGTAGGCGATGTCATCCCGCTGATCGGTGAGGGACGTTCGACCGCAACGCTCAGGCTTCAGGGCGGCCAGGTGGCGCTGCTCGATGCGCTCGCCGACGTGGCCAAAGCGCAAAACAAGCCGTTTGTCGTCGTCCTGATGAGCTCCAAGCCGCAGGTGCTTCCGGACAGCGCTTTGAACGCCGACGCCTTGCTTTGGGCCCCGAGCCCGGGCATGGAAGGCGGGCGTGCCATCGCCGAAATCATCATGGGCATCACCGCCCCGAGCGGCCGCTTGCCCATCACCTTCCCGCGCGACGCCGGCCAGTTGCCGGTCTATTACAACCAGATTCGCGGACAGCACGGCTGGCGCTACGCCGACCTCACGCAGGACCCGGCCTTCGCGTTCGGCGAGGGTTTGGGCTACACCACCTTCGCTTACGGCGAGCCGCACATCGAAGGCGGGGATACGCCGTTCGGCACCGACGATACGTTGCATGTTTCGATAGATGTGACCAACACCGGCAAGCGCGTCGGCACCGAAGTGGTGCAGGCCTACGTCGGTGATTTGGTGACGTCGGTGAGCTGGACGGACCGTGAGCTGAAGGCCTTCCGTAGGGTTGATCTCAAGCCGGGGGAGAGCAAGTCGGTCACGCTCGATATTCCGGTTTCGGCCTGCTCCATCGTCGATGCGGATGCCAACCGCATCGTCGAGCCCGGCGAGTTCGAGCTGCTGGTAGGCCATTCCTCCCGTCGCCGTGACCTCAAACGCACCACCTTCACGGTCGAGTAA
- a CDS encoding beta-galactosidase produces the protein MNAIKKTAKLPDRILFGAAYYDEYMPRDLDRVDTDMEMMRHIGINTIRIAESTWSTCEPQPGVFDFSYVDRVLEAARRHGISVIVGTPTYAVPTWLVRMHPDVLAVTPDGPGKYGARQIMDIVNPSYRYYAERVIRKLIAHVAQNPAVIGYQVDNETKYYDCVSADMQALFVKYLRDRFNDNLDELNATFGLDYWSNRINAWEDFPDVTGAINESLRAEFDKFRRSQVAEYLAWQADIVREYARDDQFVTHNFDYEWRGYSFGVQPAVDHFKAVEALDITGVDIYHPTEDELTGKEIAFGGDMARSIKGGQNYFVLETEAQGQHGWLPYPGQLRLQAYSHLASGADSVMYWHWHSIHNSFETYWKGLLSHDLEPNPTYEEAGVFGREIAQPEVQKHLKHLRKRNQVAIMVSNEALTALDWFTLETGFPADGGLRYNDIVRMYYDALFELNVEADFVPTDVDAENLSQYKLVVTPALYCASQSTIDTLRSYVKAGGHLLSSLRSFVADDDVTVWHDSAPHGLTDVFGMSYNQFTRPNDVGVVAAGDSGETAAKAGAQLETQSGTQNEAKSEVQGEAKPETKAEALIELLKPNDGNTQVLASYRHPAWGAYAAITRHAFGSGWAQWVGTVLDAGATRNVVRDTVEAAGVESLGADLAGQMTVRVGFDEQGERIVYLLNYLPDPVQFVAPISGRVIVGGVKVASDGSSVKDGSAGPASGSRIEAGDELAIGPWNLVVVAEGNAIDA, from the coding sequence ATGAATGCCATAAAAAAGACGGCGAAGCTGCCGGACAGGATTCTTTTCGGAGCGGCATATTACGACGAATACATGCCGCGCGACCTTGACCGGGTCGACACGGACATGGAGATGATGCGGCATATCGGCATCAATACCATCCGCATCGCCGAATCGACGTGGAGCACGTGTGAGCCGCAGCCCGGCGTTTTCGATTTCTCGTATGTCGACCGCGTGCTCGAGGCGGCGCGGCGTCACGGTATTTCCGTTATCGTCGGAACGCCGACATACGCCGTGCCGACCTGGCTGGTGCGCATGCATCCCGACGTGCTTGCCGTCACCCCCGACGGCCCCGGCAAATACGGTGCGCGGCAAATCATGGACATCGTCAACCCCTCGTACCGCTACTATGCCGAGCGGGTCATCAGAAAGCTGATTGCCCACGTCGCCCAAAATCCCGCGGTCATCGGCTATCAGGTCGACAACGAGACGAAATATTATGACTGCGTTTCCGCCGATATGCAAGCATTGTTCGTCAAGTACCTGCGTGATCGTTTCAACGACAATCTGGATGAGCTCAACGCCACGTTCGGGCTTGATTACTGGTCAAACCGCATCAACGCCTGGGAGGATTTTCCTGACGTGACCGGCGCGATCAACGAATCGCTGCGCGCCGAATTCGACAAGTTCCGGCGCTCGCAGGTGGCGGAATACCTGGCATGGCAGGCCGATATCGTGCGCGAATACGCCAGAGACGACCAGTTTGTGACCCATAATTTCGACTACGAATGGCGCGGCTATTCCTTCGGCGTGCAGCCTGCGGTCGACCATTTCAAGGCTGTCGAAGCGCTGGATATTACCGGAGTCGATATTTACCATCCCACTGAAGATGAGCTGACCGGCAAGGAGATTGCGTTTGGTGGCGACATGGCCCGCTCCATAAAAGGCGGTCAGAACTATTTCGTTCTGGAGACCGAGGCGCAGGGCCAGCACGGTTGGCTGCCCTATCCCGGCCAGCTGCGGCTGCAGGCCTACAGCCACTTGGCCAGCGGTGCGGACAGCGTGATGTATTGGCACTGGCATTCCATCCACAATTCCTTCGAGACCTATTGGAAGGGACTTTTGAGCCATGACCTTGAGCCGAACCCGACGTACGAGGAAGCCGGGGTTTTCGGGCGTGAAATCGCGCAACCTGAGGTACAGAAGCATCTCAAGCACTTGAGGAAACGCAATCAGGTCGCCATCATGGTATCGAACGAGGCGTTGACGGCGCTGGACTGGTTTACGCTGGAAACCGGGTTCCCGGCTGATGGCGGGCTGCGTTATAACGACATCGTGCGTATGTATTACGATGCGTTGTTCGAGCTGAATGTCGAAGCCGATTTCGTGCCGACGGACGTCGATGCCGAAAATCTGAGCCAGTATAAACTCGTGGTGACGCCGGCGCTTTATTGCGCGTCGCAAAGCACCATCGACACCTTGCGTTCATACGTCAAAGCGGGCGGCCATCTGCTTTCCTCGTTGCGTTCGTTCGTCGCCGACGACGATGTCACGGTCTGGCATGATTCCGCCCCGCATGGGCTTACCGACGTGTTCGGGATGAGCTACAACCAGTTCACCCGGCCGAACGATGTCGGTGTTGTGGCTGCTGGAGACAGCGGCGAGACGGCTGCAAAGGCCGGAGCGCAGCTCGAAACACAGTCAGGAACGCAGAATGAAGCGAAAAGTGAGGTCCAAGGTGAAGCGAAGCCCGAAACCAAGGCCGAGGCACTTATCGAATTGCTCAAGCCGAACGACGGCAATACGCAGGTTTTGGCCAGCTATCGTCATCCGGCGTGGGGAGCGTATGCGGCGATTACGCGCCACGCCTTTGGCTCCGGTTGGGCGCAATGGGTCGGCACTGTACTGGACGCGGGTGCGACCCGTAATGTTGTTCGTGACACCGTTGAGGCGGCGGGCGTCGAATCGCTGGGTGCCGATCTGGCTGGCCAAATGACGGTGCGGGTTGGCTTCGACGAGCAGGGTGAGCGCATCGTGTATCTGCTGAATTACTTGCCTGACCCGGTGCAGTTTGTCGCCCCGATATCCGGCAGGGTCATTGTCGGTGGTGTCAAAGTCGCTTCCGACGGGTCGTCGGTAAAGGACGGTTCGGCAGGCCCTGCGTCCGGATCGCGGATTGAAGCCGGAGACGAGTTGGCGATTGGTCCGTGGAATCTGGTTGTGGTAGCTGAGGGTAATGCCATTGATGCCTAG